Proteins co-encoded in one Euwallacea similis isolate ESF13 chromosome 34, ESF131.1, whole genome shotgun sequence genomic window:
- the LOC136418369 gene encoding histone-lysine N-methyltransferase SETMAR-like — protein MQNSEIRVLMKYEFHRGTTTAQTARNINDVFGTKVTSQQTVSRWFMKFRSGNFDLTNEPRGRPETQVDNDYLKVEANPRQSASELSLIFSVTKKTILTHLAEIGKVKKLDKWVPHELSDIQKERRLEACVSLLCRYNNDPFLNRIVTCDEKWILYDNTRRSSQLLDQDEPPKHCAKKNLHQKKLMVSVWWSNAGVIHHSFMKPGESITADVYCRQLTEMMRQLTVKQPRLVNRSAPLLLHDNARPHTAQVTLAKLQELELETFRHPPYSPDLAPTDYHFFQNLDNFLVGKTFNSDEAVKAAFQEFIDSRPAGFYSRGINELPVKWQKCIDNGGAYFD, from the coding sequence atgcaaaatagtgaaattcgtgttttaatgaaatatgagttccaccgtggaaccacaacagctcagacggctcgcaatattaatgatgtgtttggtactaaagtcacttcacagcaaacagtatctcgttggttcatgaaatttcgttctggcaattttgacctaacaaatgaaccacgtggacgacctgaaactcaagtggataacgattatctgaaagtggaagcgaatccacgtcaaagtgcaagcgaattatcgttaatattcagtgtaaccaaaaaaacaatattgactcatttggctgaaattggtaaggtgaaaaagctggacaagtgggtaccgcatgagttgagcgacatacagaaagaacgacgtctcgaagcttgtgtttctttgttgtgccggtataataacgatccatttttgaatcggattgttacttgtgatgagaaatggatcctatatgacaataccagacgttcgtCGCAGTtgttggatcaagatgaaccaccaaaacattgtgcgaaaaaaaatcttcatcaaaagaagcttatggtgtccgtttggtggtccaacgcaggtgtcatccatcacagcttcatgaaacctggtgaatcgattacggctgatgtctactgccgacaactgaccgaaatgatgaggcaactgacggttaagcagccaagattagtcaatcgaagcgcaccgctattgttgcacgacaacgctcggccacacaccgcacaagtcaccttggccaagctacaggagttggaattggaaacttttcgtcatccaccgtattcacccgacttagcccccactgattaccacttctttcaaaatttggataacttcttggttgggaaaacattcaactccgacgaggctgtcaaagctgccttccaagagtttatcgactcccggcctgcaggcttttacagcaggggaatcaatgaacttccggttaaatggcagaagtgtattgataatggtggtgcatattttgattga